Proteins co-encoded in one Arachis hypogaea cultivar Tifrunner chromosome 11, arahy.Tifrunner.gnm2.J5K5, whole genome shotgun sequence genomic window:
- the LOC140176151 gene encoding uncharacterized protein has translation MAQDQNTTFKVMNQEFVKLDCFDGMNFNHWKDKMMFLLSVLNLAYVIDPKTTPITDAAENVTPEEKEKIVQLKKKRDEDTFACRGHILNTLSDRLYDLYMSIQSPLEIWKSLEEKYNTERQGTYKFIMIKYFEFIMNDTMPVMDQIHELQILVSRLRDLQVVIPESLQVGAIISKFPSSWNGYKKKLLHLGVDFTIEKLLRHIRIEEETRKRDAAYLSQSSKVNHIDENNINKKKRKFSKDS, from the coding sequence ATGGCACAAGATCAAAACACTACGTTCAAGGTCATGAATCAAGAGTTTGTCAAATTAGATTGCTTTGATGGAATGAACTTCAACCATTGGAAAGACAAGATGATGTTTCTTCTTTCAGTTCTCAATCTTGCATATGTGATTGACCCAAAGACTACACCAATTACCGATGCCGCTGAAAACGTCACaccggaagagaaagaaaagatcgTTCAATTGAAGAAGAAACGTGATGAAGATACTTTCGCATGTCGAGGTCATATCCTCAACACTTTATCCGACCGACTCTATGATCTCTACATGTCAATTCAATCACCATTAGAGATTTGGAAGTCTTTGGAAGAAAAGTACAATACCGAACGACAAGGAACATATAAGTTTATCatgataaaatattttgaatttattatgaatgatactatgCCTGTCATGGATCAAATTCACGAATTACAAATCCTTGTAAGTAGACTTCGTGATCTACAAGTGGTGATCCCTGAATCATTACAAGTTGgagcaattatttcaaaatttccttCATCTTGGAATGGTTATAAGAAGAAACTTTTACATCTTGGTGTGGACTTCACAATTGAGAAATTACTAAGGCATATACGTATAGAGGAGGAAACTCGAAAACGTGATGCTGCGTATCTTTCTCAAAGTTCTAAAGTGAATCATATTGATGAAAATAacatcaataagaagaaaagaaagttctCTAAAGATTCATAG